From Vibrio crassostreae, one genomic window encodes:
- a CDS encoding YbaN family protein, whose amino-acid sequence MAGGLCIFLAVLGIVLPVLPTTPFLLLASACFMRSNPKVHKWMHEHKTLGPLLNNWYQYGAVTKQVKTRGVFFILLSFALSIYFAPIIWVKAFLICVLVILLTWFMRLPTHELVADSKENHYH is encoded by the coding sequence ATTGCTGGTGGCCTTTGTATATTTCTTGCAGTTTTAGGGATAGTTTTACCCGTTCTGCCCACAACACCTTTCCTCCTTCTTGCTAGCGCATGCTTCATGCGAAGTAACCCTAAAGTTCACAAATGGATGCATGAGCATAAAACGCTCGGTCCGTTACTGAACAATTGGTATCAGTACGGTGCTGTGACTAAACAAGTTAAAACGCGTGGCGTATTCTTTATCTTGTTGAGTTTTGCGTTATCGATCTACTTTGCCCCTATCATTTGGGTCAAGGCTTTCCTAATTTGCGTACTTGTTATTCTTCTCACATGGTTTATGCGACTTCCAACTCATGAGTTGGTTGCTGACAGCAAAGAAAATCACTACCATTAA
- a CDS encoding response regulator: MYKTHSQPVMTSAQEVINQKCVMLVDDDPIFRRITSAYLDKVGYKVVEAENGLDALQKLRDSAPDLIVCDLSMPILDGIELVEELSLEYPSLPMIVVSGTDDMSDVAKALRFGIKDFLAKPLEDHGHLGSAIANTLTDSFDNISDQRDFSSQWFCVDDGGEIPEDQELHWHLNYLQENPSAARDLLHALLPEKDTRQGSWRCSYRLLQSTEMMPLVFDYAWMMNGQFAFYLVDSSSADNGSSASTLLVRALFHDYIRNRKDFNVDLKDIAEILEKGIECSKCATPVNALFGVANLAEGTISILPAGLDGQWSNGELNQHIAAGERLGENCKKNFITRDLPIEQGCQLSLSLLGSASFSLDIHQGSTD, translated from the coding sequence ATGTACAAAACTCACAGTCAGCCAGTAATGACCTCGGCTCAGGAAGTAATTAACCAAAAATGCGTGATGTTGGTTGATGATGATCCTATTTTTCGCCGGATAACCAGCGCATACCTAGACAAGGTTGGTTATAAAGTGGTTGAGGCTGAAAATGGGCTGGACGCTCTGCAAAAGCTCAGAGACTCAGCGCCAGATTTAATTGTGTGTGACTTATCAATGCCGATACTTGATGGCATCGAGCTTGTGGAAGAGCTCAGTTTAGAGTACCCGTCACTGCCTATGATCGTTGTGTCCGGCACAGATGACATGTCTGATGTGGCGAAAGCATTGCGATTTGGTATTAAAGATTTTTTAGCGAAACCGTTAGAGGATCACGGTCACTTAGGAAGTGCGATTGCGAATACATTGACAGATTCGTTCGATAACATTTCAGACCAACGAGATTTTTCAAGCCAATGGTTCTGCGTTGATGACGGGGGAGAGATCCCTGAAGACCAAGAGCTACATTGGCACCTGAATTACCTGCAAGAGAACCCTAGTGCGGCAAGAGACTTATTGCACGCGTTGCTACCAGAGAAAGACACACGACAAGGCTCATGGCGTTGCAGTTACCGACTACTGCAATCAACAGAGATGATGCCACTCGTCTTTGATTATGCTTGGATGATGAATGGGCAATTTGCTTTTTACCTCGTTGATTCGTCTTCTGCCGATAATGGCAGTTCAGCGTCAACACTTCTGGTGAGAGCCTTATTCCACGATTACATAAGAAATCGAAAAGATTTTAATGTTGATCTCAAAGATATTGCCGAGATTTTAGAGAAGGGGATTGAGTGCTCGAAATGCGCAACGCCCGTTAACGCTTTGTTTGGTGTCGCCAATCTTGCCGAGGGTACTATCTCTATTTTGCCTGCGGGTTTAGATGGACAATGGTCTAATGGTGAATTGAATCAACATATTGCCGCGGGCGAACGCTTAGGTGAGAATTGTAAGAAGAACTTCATTACACGGGATCTGCCGATTGAGCAGGGCTGCCAACTTTCGTTGAGCCTGCTTGGTTCGGCGAGTTTTAGCTTAGACATACATCAAGGGTCTACTGATTAA
- a CDS encoding LysR family transcriptional regulator — MKLDDLNLFRLVVENGSYTATSRKTMIPVATITRRIQALEDSLNLRLLNRHARKLSLTEAGERFYNECSPLLQRLSSTAEELTDVCKGASGKIRITAPSNLTKRMMMPMFSDFMTQYPDINIELMMNNQADQLDPTEWDVIFRVGPQRDSSLIARKISEVKDILIASPEYLAKNPAPSHAEELANHSLLKGYPLIKWQLSNSNEETVVNSEKGRFNANALNVVRQACSEGLGITLMPDVMIREYIEDGSLVQVLEDWSANPRDIYMLYNHKDHLPEKVRLFIDFVIAYHIH; from the coding sequence ATGAAATTAGATGATTTAAACCTCTTTCGACTCGTCGTTGAAAATGGGAGCTACACCGCAACATCGCGCAAGACTATGATTCCGGTTGCGACCATCACACGACGCATCCAAGCCTTAGAAGACTCTTTGAACCTTAGGCTTCTCAATAGACACGCGCGTAAACTTTCTTTAACAGAGGCTGGCGAACGTTTCTACAATGAATGCTCTCCGTTATTGCAGCGTCTCTCTTCTACTGCTGAAGAGTTAACTGACGTGTGCAAAGGAGCTTCCGGTAAGATTCGTATTACGGCACCTTCCAACCTGACCAAGCGCATGATGATGCCAATGTTCAGCGATTTCATGACTCAATACCCTGATATCAATATTGAGCTGATGATGAACAACCAAGCGGATCAGCTGGACCCAACTGAGTGGGACGTGATTTTCCGTGTCGGCCCACAACGTGATTCAAGCCTAATCGCTCGAAAAATCAGTGAAGTAAAAGATATTCTTATCGCGAGCCCTGAGTATTTAGCGAAGAACCCAGCACCAAGCCATGCTGAAGAGCTAGCGAACCATTCGCTACTCAAAGGCTACCCGCTGATTAAGTGGCAGCTGAGTAATTCGAATGAAGAGACGGTGGTGAATAGCGAGAAAGGCCGTTTCAATGCGAATGCGCTTAATGTCGTGAGACAAGCCTGTTCAGAAGGCCTAGGTATAACCCTAATGCCTGACGTGATGATCCGTGAATACATTGAAGATGGCAGCTTAGTCCAAGTCTTAGAAGACTGGAGCGCTAACCCTCGTGATATTTACATGCTTTATAACCACAAAGACCATCTACCAGAGAAAGTTAGATTGTTTATTGATTTTGTGATCGCGTACCACATTCATTAA
- the purF gene encoding amidophosphoribosyltransferase yields the protein MCGIVGIVGSTPVNQSIYDALTVLQHRGQDAAGICTIESNRFRLRKANGLVKDVFEAKHMQRLQGEVGIGHVRYPTAGSSSASEAQPFYVNSPFGITLAHNGNLTNANEVREKLFEKDRRHVNTTSDSEVLLNVLAHEIDTVKGNVTSDDVFRAVANVHRTIRGAYAVTAMIIGHGMIAFRDPHGIRPLCLGKREVNGKTEYMVASESVALDAVGFDFMRDVAPGEAIYATFDGELFTKQCADNPQLNPCIFEFVYFARPDSFIDKISVYSARVEMGEMLGKRIKEEYADLDIDVVIPIPETSNDIALRIAQAINKPYRQGFVKNRYVGRTFIMPGQQQRKKSVRRKLNAIRSEFKGKNVLLVDDSIVRGTTSEQIIEMARDSGANKVFMVSAAPEVRFPNVYGIDMPSATELIAHGRDNETICKQIGADALIFQTLPDLISAVGMGNQDISRFDTSVFNGEYVTGDIDQAYLDFLDSLRNDDSKVQREIQQDLANLELHNEGA from the coding sequence ATGTGTGGTATTGTTGGAATCGTGGGTTCAACACCTGTAAACCAGTCTATTTATGACGCTTTAACGGTATTGCAGCATCGTGGCCAAGATGCCGCTGGTATTTGTACCATAGAAAGCAATCGTTTCCGTCTGCGTAAGGCGAACGGTTTAGTAAAAGATGTTTTTGAAGCAAAACACATGCAGCGCCTACAAGGTGAAGTTGGTATTGGCCATGTTCGTTATCCTACAGCGGGTAGTTCAAGTGCGTCTGAAGCTCAGCCTTTCTACGTAAACTCTCCTTTTGGCATTACGTTGGCGCACAACGGTAACCTGACGAACGCAAACGAAGTTCGTGAGAAGTTGTTCGAAAAAGACCGTCGCCATGTAAACACAACCTCTGACTCTGAAGTTCTACTGAACGTATTGGCTCATGAGATCGATACTGTTAAAGGTAACGTGACTTCGGATGATGTTTTCCGCGCTGTGGCAAATGTGCACCGCACAATTCGCGGTGCTTACGCCGTAACTGCGATGATCATCGGCCACGGTATGATCGCATTCCGTGACCCACATGGTATTCGTCCACTGTGTCTTGGTAAGCGTGAAGTTAATGGTAAAACAGAGTACATGGTTGCGTCTGAATCGGTAGCACTCGATGCTGTTGGCTTCGACTTCATGCGCGACGTAGCGCCAGGTGAAGCTATCTACGCAACATTCGACGGTGAGCTTTTCACTAAGCAATGTGCAGACAACCCACAACTAAACCCATGTATCTTTGAGTTTGTATACTTTGCACGCCCAGATTCATTCATCGATAAAATCTCGGTTTACAGCGCACGCGTTGAGATGGGTGAGATGCTTGGTAAGCGTATTAAAGAAGAGTACGCAGACTTAGATATTGATGTGGTTATCCCAATCCCTGAAACATCAAACGATATTGCGCTGCGAATCGCTCAAGCGATCAATAAGCCATACCGTCAAGGTTTCGTAAAAAACCGTTATGTTGGCCGCACGTTCATTATGCCTGGTCAGCAACAGCGTAAGAAGTCGGTTCGCCGTAAGCTGAACGCAATCCGTTCTGAGTTTAAAGGTAAGAACGTTCTATTGGTTGATGACTCTATCGTTCGCGGCACAACATCAGAGCAGATCATTGAAATGGCTCGTGATTCTGGCGCAAACAAAGTGTTCATGGTTTCAGCAGCTCCAGAGGTTCGCTTCCCTAACGTTTACGGTATTGATATGCCGAGCGCGACAGAGCTGATTGCTCATGGTCGTGATAACGAAACGATTTGTAAGCAGATTGGCGCAGATGCCTTGATTTTCCAAACACTACCAGATCTGATTTCGGCAGTGGGCATGGGCAATCAAGACATTTCTCGTTTCGATACTTCTGTATTTAACGGCGAGTATGTAACGGGTGATATCGACCAAGCGTACCTAGATTTCCTAGACTCTTTGCGTAATGACGACTCAAAGGTTCAGCGTGAGATTCAACAAGATCTAGCGAACCTAGAGTTACACAACGAAGGTGCTTAG
- a CDS encoding CvpA family protein, with protein MNWLDFVILGVIGFSAVISLVRGFAKEALSLVIWFGAFFIASQYYAKLAMYFTNIEDEMFRNGTAIAALFVATLVVGALVNYVIGQLVQKTGLSGTDRILGVVFGGLRGVLIVSAVLFFMDAFTAFPSSEWWKNSQLVPEFSRIIAPFFEHLQATSSFLSGAL; from the coding sequence ATGAATTGGTTAGATTTTGTCATTTTAGGCGTGATCGGCTTCTCTGCCGTGATCAGTTTAGTTCGTGGTTTCGCTAAAGAAGCCTTGTCACTCGTAATTTGGTTTGGAGCATTTTTTATTGCTAGCCAGTACTACGCTAAATTAGCGATGTACTTCACCAATATCGAAGATGAGATGTTTCGAAACGGAACTGCGATAGCAGCATTGTTTGTTGCAACGTTAGTTGTTGGTGCCTTAGTTAACTATGTCATCGGTCAGCTAGTTCAGAAAACAGGCCTGTCAGGTACAGACAGAATCCTCGGTGTCGTCTTTGGTGGCTTACGTGGTGTTTTGATTGTTTCTGCAGTGTTGTTTTTCATGGATGCGTTTACTGCATTCCCAAGTTCTGAGTGGTGGAAGAATTCGCAATTGGTTCCGGAATTTAGTCGAATCATTGCGCCGTTCTTCGAGCATTTACAAGCAACATCTAGTTTCTTATCTGGCGCGCTCTAG